In one window of Desulforhabdus amnigena DNA:
- the lpdA gene encoding dihydrolipoyl dehydrogenase codes for MSDFSSYDVIIIGAGPGGYVAGIRAAQLGLKVCIIEKDKPGGICLNWGCIPSKSLIHQARLYNDRHELERMGLAIDTRSFDYGRVQKKSREATQHLNAGVEYLLKKNKVDLIQGTARIASRNKVVIQGSDRTIEGRNIIIATGSRPAEIPGFEFDEKQVLSSTGILSMMKLPQSLIILGAGAIGCEFAYVMSSFGVKVTLVEMAPHVLPFEDAEVAGALENSFKQSGIRVLTATHAVSLEKTDTKVVVSLVGDDGKQQKAEAEKALCVFGRKPNTDDIGLESIGLKTEKGYIPVGDYYETSVKGVFAIGDVVATPLLAHVASKEGEIAVEHIAGRKPRPRVDVNAIPSAIYCAPQVASFGLRESQLQEKGVAYKKALFPYRAVGKAVAIDHAEGMAKLLYDPETQEILGCHIIGHDATELIHEVLLAKSSELLPEDVAGMVHAHPTISEVVMEMAKAVNGEAIHL; via the coding sequence GTGTCAGATTTCAGTTCGTATGATGTCATCATCATTGGTGCCGGGCCCGGGGGCTACGTGGCGGGCATAAGAGCCGCTCAACTGGGCCTCAAGGTCTGTATCATCGAAAAGGATAAACCCGGGGGGATTTGCCTGAATTGGGGATGCATCCCATCGAAGAGCTTGATCCACCAGGCGCGCCTGTATAATGACAGGCATGAACTGGAGCGGATGGGGCTCGCCATCGATACTCGGAGCTTCGACTATGGCCGGGTGCAAAAGAAATCCCGCGAGGCAACCCAACACTTGAATGCGGGGGTCGAGTATCTGCTCAAAAAGAATAAAGTGGATTTGATTCAAGGAACAGCCAGAATTGCGAGCCGCAACAAAGTTGTGATCCAGGGCAGCGACAGGACGATAGAAGGCCGCAACATCATCATTGCCACCGGATCGCGTCCGGCCGAGATCCCCGGTTTTGAGTTCGATGAAAAACAGGTGTTGTCATCCACCGGCATCCTTTCTATGATGAAGCTTCCTCAGAGCCTGATTATCCTCGGAGCCGGGGCCATCGGCTGCGAGTTCGCCTATGTCATGAGCTCGTTCGGCGTGAAAGTGACGCTCGTGGAGATGGCGCCTCATGTACTCCCCTTCGAAGACGCCGAAGTGGCTGGAGCTCTCGAGAATTCTTTCAAACAATCCGGAATCCGGGTGTTGACCGCCACGCATGCCGTTTCGCTGGAAAAAACGGATACAAAGGTCGTGGTCAGCCTGGTGGGTGATGATGGAAAGCAACAGAAAGCAGAAGCTGAAAAAGCTTTGTGTGTTTTCGGCAGGAAGCCGAATACAGACGATATCGGCCTGGAGAGCATCGGATTGAAAACCGAGAAAGGCTACATCCCGGTCGGGGATTATTATGAGACATCCGTTAAAGGCGTTTTTGCCATTGGCGATGTGGTGGCTACGCCGCTGCTCGCCCATGTGGCATCCAAAGAAGGGGAGATCGCCGTTGAGCACATTGCCGGACGAAAGCCAAGACCGCGAGTTGACGTCAATGCGATCCCCTCTGCGATCTACTGCGCCCCCCAGGTAGCAAGTTTCGGCCTTCGGGAATCGCAGCTCCAGGAGAAAGGGGTAGCTTACAAGAAGGCTCTCTTCCCCTACAGAGCTGTGGGAAAAGCCGTTGCCATCGACCATGCAGAAGGAATGGCCAAGCTGCTCTATGATCCGGAGACTCAAGAGATATTGGGCTGCCACATCATCGGTCATGATGCCACTGAATTGATACATGAGGTTCTGCTGGCAAAATCATCCGAGCTGCTGCCTGAAGATGTCGCCGGCATGGTCCATGCCCATCCAACTATATCCGAAGTTGTGATGGAAATGGCGAAGGCTGTGAATGGAGAGGCAATTCACTTATAG
- the lipA gene encoding lipoyl synthase translates to MTELDIIDLGLIEYSEALSLQKDLVRERMNGGPRDRLLLLEHPPVITIGRSGNEHDLKLQEEMLVKRGVAVHASDRGGKATFHGPGQLVAYPIMKLENKDAHWYVEKLLEVVASLLKEYGLQPGLKDGAPGIWIQDRKIASIGVSIKKWVTSHGIALNVNTQLNGFEFIVPCGMPGQEITSMEKELGAPQDFIRVKDRFIQHFKRVFGYEEFQARTRPKWLTMLPPKQEHMEKMQAFIQKMHLGTVCQSAHCPNMGECFSKGTATFMILGRYCTRKCRFCAVEKGTPLPSDPQEPGRVAKAVQELGLHYAVITSVTRDDLQDGGADQFVQTIREIRSLSSDTRIEILVPDFQGRPEAIERVCSAGPDMFNHNLETIARLYPLVRPQARYNRSLDVLSYAARYGLPVKSGLMLGLGESNDEVMRTLDDLREAGCEYLTLGQYLAPSRTHVPISRYVSPEEFEEWSSTARTMGFKGVASGPLVRSSYRAEHFFLFAELEKDRVQTAVI, encoded by the coding sequence TTGACAGAGCTCGATATCATAGATTTAGGGCTGATAGAGTACTCGGAAGCTCTTTCACTTCAGAAGGACCTGGTCAGGGAACGTATGAATGGCGGCCCAAGGGACCGCCTGTTGCTGTTGGAACATCCTCCGGTGATCACCATAGGCCGAAGCGGCAACGAGCATGATCTGAAATTACAGGAAGAAATGCTCGTGAAGAGGGGGGTTGCGGTCCATGCAAGTGACAGGGGAGGCAAGGCAACGTTCCATGGTCCCGGCCAGCTGGTAGCCTATCCTATCATGAAGTTGGAGAACAAGGACGCTCATTGGTATGTTGAGAAGCTCCTGGAAGTTGTTGCGAGCCTTCTTAAGGAGTATGGCTTACAGCCCGGGTTGAAGGATGGGGCTCCGGGCATATGGATCCAAGATAGAAAGATTGCCAGCATAGGAGTTTCCATCAAGAAATGGGTAACGTCACACGGCATTGCCCTGAACGTCAATACGCAGCTGAACGGCTTCGAATTCATTGTTCCCTGCGGAATGCCCGGACAAGAGATCACTTCAATGGAAAAGGAGCTGGGGGCTCCGCAGGATTTCATTAGGGTCAAGGATCGATTTATCCAGCATTTCAAAAGAGTCTTTGGTTATGAGGAGTTTCAGGCCCGCACCCGTCCGAAATGGCTGACAATGCTGCCGCCGAAGCAGGAGCACATGGAGAAGATGCAAGCCTTTATTCAAAAGATGCATCTGGGCACGGTTTGCCAAAGCGCCCATTGCCCCAATATGGGAGAATGTTTCAGCAAAGGCACGGCTACTTTTATGATTTTGGGCAGGTATTGCACCCGCAAGTGTCGGTTTTGCGCAGTGGAGAAGGGCACCCCTCTTCCTTCGGACCCACAGGAGCCCGGGCGCGTGGCCAAAGCGGTGCAAGAGCTCGGCCTGCACTATGCCGTGATTACATCCGTCACCCGAGATGATCTGCAAGACGGCGGTGCGGATCAATTCGTTCAAACGATCAGGGAAATTAGGTCATTGTCTTCGGATACGAGGATCGAAATCCTGGTGCCGGATTTTCAGGGCAGGCCGGAAGCCATCGAAAGAGTGTGCTCCGCCGGGCCGGACATGTTCAACCACAATTTGGAAACCATAGCTCGCCTCTATCCACTTGTACGGCCACAAGCGAGGTACAACCGATCCCTCGATGTTCTGTCATATGCCGCAAGGTATGGCCTGCCGGTAAAGTCCGGACTGATGCTCGGCCTCGGTGAGTCCAACGATGAAGTGATGAGAACTCTCGATGATCTCCGCGAGGCTGGCTGTGAGTACCTGACCCTGGGGCAGTATCTCGCTCCTTCCAGAACCCATGTCCCCATCTCGAGGTACGTATCCCCGGAGGAATTCGAAGAATGGAGCAGTACAGCCAGGACAATGGGGTTCAAAGGAGTGGCTTCCGGACCGTTGGTCAGAAGCTCTTATAGGGCAGAACATTTCTTTTTATTCGCAGAGCTGGAAAAGGATCGAGTTCAAACCGCTGTGATCTAA